In Bacteroidia bacterium, the following proteins share a genomic window:
- a CDS encoding PqqD family protein produces the protein MKLNKNLAVSESGFIFNPGTGDSFSVNPIGAEVLGMLKEDKSPDQIKAVLFEKYEVEKTLLEKDVDDFLTQLKDHNMMQR, from the coding sequence ATGAAATTGAATAAAAACCTAGCTGTATCTGAGTCCGGATTTATTTTTAATCCCGGAACAGGCGACAGTTTTTCTGTTAACCCAATTGGAGCCGAGGTGCTTGGTATGCTTAAGGAAGATAAATCGCCGGATCAAATTAAGGCGGTTTTATTTGAAAAATATGAAGTAGAAAAAACATTGTTGGAGAAAGATGTAGATGACTTTTTGACCCAATTGAAAGACCATAACATGATGCAGCGATAA
- a CDS encoding biotin carboxylase — MEKKKITVAVTGLNAVDSPGPGVAVIRGIRDCQDFEVRIIGLSYESLEPGIYMPGMCDVTYQIPYPAAGTDALAGRLLYIHEQDPIDVIVPNFDAELYNFIRISDFLRSKGIHTFLPSIEMFDARDKMNLSAFGAKHGLFVPRDRVIYSVSELPGVAAELGYPLVVKGKYYEASVCQTLEQAQKAFYKLSAKWGTPIICQEFINGTEVNIAALGDGEGNAVSIIPMRKLFITDKGKA; from the coding sequence ATGGAAAAGAAAAAAATAACAGTGGCCGTAACCGGTCTAAATGCAGTGGATAGTCCGGGTCCGGGAGTAGCCGTGATACGTGGCATACGTGACTGCCAGGATTTTGAAGTTAGAATTATTGGACTTAGTTATGAGAGTCTGGAACCTGGAATTTACATGCCGGGAATGTGTGATGTTACTTACCAAATACCGTATCCTGCTGCCGGTACCGATGCCTTGGCAGGCAGGTTATTATACATTCATGAACAGGATCCGATTGATGTGATTGTTCCGAATTTTGATGCAGAGCTGTATAACTTTATTCGAATTTCGGACTTTTTACGAAGCAAGGGGATTCATACTTTTTTACCCAGCATCGAGATGTTTGATGCCAGGGACAAAATGAACCTTTCTGCTTTTGGCGCAAAACATGGTTTGTTTGTTCCAAGGGACAGGGTTATTTACTCGGTGTCTGAATTGCCGGGTGTAGCTGCGGAATTGGGTTATCCATTGGTGGTGAAAGGAAAATATTACGAAGCTTCCGTTTGTCAAACCCTAGAGCAAGCGCAAAAGGCCTTTTATAAATTGAGCGCCAAATGGGGAACGCCGATTATTTGTCAGGAATTTATTAATGGAACAGAAGTAAACATTGCGGCCTTGGGCGATGGAGAAGGAAATGCAGTTAGCATTATACCCATGCGCAAACTGTTTATTACCGACAAAGGAAAGGCTA